The Brachypodium distachyon strain Bd21 chromosome 4, Brachypodium_distachyon_v3.0, whole genome shotgun sequence nucleotide sequence CTCCGTTTGCTGTGCCCCCGCCAAATCTTCTTGCCACCGTGAAATCAATACTTTCCGTCATCGGTTCCTCATATTGATCCCATCCCCACGTTTCCTCGTCCCCAAAGTCCCATCTTGCCGAGCTCATCGTCCGCTTCGCCTCCATCGTTTCCTTCGCGCACTCTGCGAGGGGGATCCCGGGCCCGGGGCGGGGCTGGGAGCGATGGCGCAGCCGAGGTCCGGAGACGCACGGCCAGCGCCGCGGGAGGGGACGCCTTACGCGCTGTACCAGTTCGGcaccagcggcgccgccgtcgccgtcgccaccgccgtcaCCCACCCGCTCGGTCAGTTAAACTGCTTCCTGCAAGGAACTTGGTCTGGTTGGGTCGTTGGATTTGGTTGGCAACTCGCGGGGAGTCTGAAATCCGCCTGTCCCTCCCATGTAGTACCATGGAATTTGGCACGCGAAATCCAAGTGCCGCGGCGGCACGGCCTTGTAATGAGTCAGCAATCTGGCCGAAGCTTAGAGTTTTTTTTCatgcagaaaataaaaatgtcaGGAAAAACGAGTTTTGTATTTCAGTTATAATTTCCTGACCACAGCAGCATATCATCCATGGGAATGAGTATGCTCATGGATGATGGTCTGTATGGTGATGCGGTGAAGGATTATTGGTGTGTCTTTCTTAACATATTTATGCTTATTCTGGGAAAGGAGTTAAGAGATTAACGCATTTTCTCGACGTTCTGATTTTAGTGTGGTTTGGTGCCTCTTTTTTAAAAACGAATGCGACAAATGATCCTTTTTATCTGGACGGTAATGGATAACCGTCATCTACGACAAACGTAAAATGTTTGACTGAGACTTACAAGGTGGCACCGGCAAATTTTTGGAGATATTTGACAACTAGTACCTGGACTGAAAATTGAGGTCACAACCTCACCGGATTAACTTGTGTAACATTGAAATGTTCAGCTATACTGCTAGTGTGGCAAAAGAATGTTCTTCCTTTTATGAGTATTTTGTTTCTCTGGTCaataagtgactttttatatAGGTACCGTCATTTTCATCCTGCAGATGTTATGAAAGTTAGGCTCCAAATGCAGCTTGCTGGGCAAAAAGGAAACTTAGTTGGAATGGTACCCATTGTCTTGCATCATCTAATGTTTTCTCATCTATCACCTCTTTTGATGCTAGCTTTATGTTTTCTCATCTATCACCTCTTTTGATGCTAGCTTTATGTTTTCTCATCTATCACCTATTTTGATGCTAGCTTTATTTCTCCTGTTATTGCGAAACTTGTTAGGGGACAATATTTACGCAAATGATAGAAAGGGAAGGGCCTCGATCACTCTACCTGGGAATTTCACCAGCATTGACCAGATCACTCATCTATGGTGGCCTTCGATTAGGATTGTATGAGCCCTGCAAACATGTCTGCAGTTATGCATTTGGTTCAACAAACTTTGCTTTCAAATCTGCATCCGGAATAGTTGCTGGTGCCCTAGCAACTGCATTGACGAATCCGATGGAGGTTTTAAAGGTATACTATTGTGACGTTTACTGAATTCAAAGTATGACTAGGTTTCTTGACTTGATCTGGACTGGGCACATCCTACAGGTGAGGTCACAGATGAGTACAAGCAGAATTACTACAATCGGCGTGATGAGGATAATTGTAGCAGAAGAAGGGCTCAAAGCGCTTTGGAAGGGAGTTGGCCCAGCAATGGCGAGAGCAGGCTGCCTCACGGCATCACAGATGGCAACTTATGACGAGACCAAGCAGGCACGTACgcaccattttttttatctatctTCTGCTTGAAAGGAATGAAGTTGCTGCATATTTCAGTGCATCACTTctggattattatttttcttctttatttaCTGTAGGCCTTGCTGAAGTGGACACGACTTGAAGAAGGTTTTCAATTACATCTCATGTACTGTGAATTCTCTTCCTACATTTTCATGTCTATACTTCGATGAAATGAGTTGACAGCTATTTTCCTGTGTGCCTGAAAGGTCGAGTTGCATCGCTGGAACAGCTGGTACACTTGTGACAGCGCCGATTGACATGATCAAAACAAGATTAATGCTTCAACGGGAGGCCAAAGGTGCTAGAGTATACAGGAATGGTTTCCACTGTGCTTACCAGGTATttatcttcttccttaatCCTAAGCTGTGAACTTATGTTTTGCTGTGTGCCTGCATGTATGAATCAGTTAGTTCTGGgaaaaactaaaaatttcctGCTTCATGCACAACCAAATTGTGCAATTACTTACCTAAAAAAGTTGTGCAGTTACTTGATAGTAAAATAACAAGACCGAGGTTATTCACAAAACAATGAGATAGTAATTCATTCATCCCACAGGAGTCGAACCTAGGTCGCAAGTGACGCTACTGCGCTCCCACCACTGGGTATCACACAGTTCTCCAGTTACTAGATAGTAGTGGTACAAGATAAAAAAAGGAGCATATTGGAAGAGGAGAAATACATCAATATAAAGCGGCAAGAAATGTAAAACAGCAATATAAAAAGTGATCCCCACAAATCACTAGATGAAGCTCAGTTTCTAGGACCCCATGCCATGtctatttcttttatttggagctttgaatacctaaatatttttaaacTTACGTTGATTAATCTGAATTTTGTCCTGGTTGCTGATGTATCTTATATACACTCCTCTCTTGATTCACAGGTTGTGCGGACAGAGGGTGTAAAATCACTTTATAAAGGGTGAGGGCTCCATTTGTAACATATACAATTTCCACATTGTATTTGAATCTGCTTCTCTTTTTAACTTGCACGTCTTCAGACACGAAAACGTACAAATAACACTTTACCATGCTACTTATGGAAAATTGTGGCTAGTCAAATGTCAGTTGAAATGTATGTATTGAAGAATATCagctacattttttttctttgttcggaaCTGTCGAAAGCTTTATTTATCATATTTTTTACATGGAAGCATCATTTATCTAGTTTTATGCATCCCtgtcaaatttcaaaaaaaattagtataGGAAGTTATAAAATTTAAAGTTTTGGTTGTGCATCCAGATGTATTGCAGAAGTACTTAGTTGCAGGATCTAGGTGAAACTTGTTAACTGTTATTATGGGCTTTACAGCTACTGCTGATTCTTGTTGAATTCACCCATTTGCATGAGGTTCTGCTTGAGCCCTTCCACTGTGATTTTCTAACAGCCTCTTCCAATTTTTTCAGTGGGTTTGCCACCTTCGCAAGATTAGGTCCTCAAACAGCAATCACCTTCGTCGTCTGTGAGAAGCTGCGCGGACTTGCTGGAATGACCGCTATTTAGTACCACCTGACATTGACAAAGTGCAGTTCAAGTATATGTTAGTTGGATTGGAGGGCATATTTTACTCCACCCATTATCGACATTTTTTGCACATTCAGTAAATCCTGCTCCTATGGCAGCAAGGGTCATTCCTTTGATAGGCAAGGGTTGGCGAGAAACAAGACAGAACCTCGGAGTCTGCTGACAACCCAGGCACACCAAAAGTATCAACTCATCGAAGAAAAATTCATGGGGATCATCAGAACTGAGAGCTCCTTCCAGATTTGTCAGCCTAAATGGTTTGCTTGTACTTGCTCCAAGTTCATATTTTCTTGTCAGCTCACCCATTGTTACACAAACAAAGTTCAGTGAAGAGAAAACAGATTTCAGTGTTACAAATTGTTTCTCTATGCATAGATGAGTTTGCGTTGCACTTGTGCATGAGCTTATTTCTGACTTACAGTCCGTCagattgtttttcttctgaGGTTGACAGTTGCACCCATATCATGATTTTTCATTTATGAAAGATCACAATATTATTAATGTATGGCTTTGACCCAAATACTCAATCGTATAGTTTCAGTCAAGATATATCCATTTGTATAGTCTCCGCACTGTAAAGCTTTATACCTCTTGACTACGCACATTTCCTCTTTGTACAGAGTGCAGACGATTGAACAATCCACTGCAACTTAAAAACATAACAAATGGTATATGAATATATGTTCTCAACCTGGGCATGCCcatatataaatatttttgttctCGTTATGTACAAACGAAGTAAGAAAAGCAAGTCCTGGTAGAAAATATTTTGACTCCATACTGGGGGGCAATGAACAATCTGTCAGATTATCAAAGAAGACGTGGGTCAACACAAGAACAAAATGACCCCACTTTTTCCATAGATCAATATGTTTACCATTTACCAATGAATTTACACATACAAAGACAGGCAAAAATTAGTTCCTGGTTGAACATGTGGGCTAGCTCTGTTTTATCTCAGCTCAACtttcaatttatttttaaCCTCTTCTCTGACGTTCCACTGCAATCAAATTGAAGTTATCATCAGAACCCAACCAAACCAATATAGCATCTAAAGTAATATCATGGAAGTCGCTGCACGTACCTGCATGTCGTTAATCTCCTCGTCTGTAAGCGAACGTTCCATTGACCTATAGGCTATCCTGTAGCAATGACTAGTCATGCCTTTCTTATTTGTGAAATTATCGATTAGTTTTACCTGCAAAAGAACAACAGTTTAGCTTGAGCTATGGACCTACCGAATTCCACGATATCACAAGTTAATAATGTTAGATACAGAAGGTTAGGCTCCAAAATATCACCAATATATACCAGTAGTCCAATATAAGGAGATTAAACCACATAATCACGTCACAGTGAAAGAGCTTGCCTAATCCGCATGCATGTTATGTGGAGTTGTGGACAATGAAACGAGTTGTGACCCATGGAAATAAACTAAGCATAACATACCATAACTAGCAGAAGGAGCTATAATAATGCAAGAGAAACCTGGCA carries:
- the LOC100835040 gene encoding mitochondrial substrate carrier family protein ucpB isoform X1 → MAQPRSGDARPAPREGTPYALYQFGTSGAAVAVATAVTHPLDVMKVRLQMQLAGQKGNLVGMGTIFTQMIEREGPRSLYLGISPALTRSLIYGGLRLGLYEPCKHVCSYAFGSTNFAFKSASGIVAGALATALTNPMEVLKVRSQMSTSRITTIGVMRIIVAEEGLKALWKGVGPAMARAGCLTASQMATYDETKQALLKWTRLEEGFQLHLMSSCIAGTAGTLVTAPIDMIKTRLMLQREAKGARVYRNGFHCAYQVVRTEGVKSLYKGGFATFARLGPQTAITFVVCEKLRGLAGMTAI
- the LOC100835040 gene encoding mitochondrial substrate carrier family protein ucpB isoform X2 yields the protein MKVRLQMQLAGQKGNLVGMGTIFTQMIEREGPRSLYLGISPALTRSLIYGGLRLGLYEPCKHVCSYAFGSTNFAFKSASGIVAGALATALTNPMEVLKVRSQMSTSRITTIGVMRIIVAEEGLKALWKGVGPAMARAGCLTASQMATYDETKQALLKWTRLEEGFQLHLMSSCIAGTAGTLVTAPIDMIKTRLMLQREAKGARVYRNGFHCAYQVVRTEGVKSLYKGGFATFARLGPQTAITFVVCEKLRGLAGMTAI